A region of Maridesulfovibrio sp. DNA encodes the following proteins:
- a CDS encoding cytochrome ubiquinol oxidase subunit I, whose product MDVLMLSRLQFAMATMFHFIFVPLTLGLSILVAVMETMYVRTRKDIYLRMTKFWGKLFVINFVLGVVTGITLEFQFGTNWSRYSEYVGDIFGSLLAVEATVAFFMESTFLAAWIFGWKKLSPAMHALSIWIVAIASNISAVWIILANGWMQNPVGYVMRNGRAELENFSEVISNPFAWGQFFHNGFGAFVVAGFFIMGISAYHLLKKNEVEFFTKSFKMGMITAFIFSVLVAAQGHNHAQEVAVHQPEKLAAMEALWDTAPHGAPMYLLSMPDEKNETNTVELLGIPGGLSFLAFNSFDAPVKGLKEWPKEDRPPVTVTFMAFRIMVGLGTLLPILCIWGWRNRKKLTENKLYLRIMLCAIPLPYIAMWAGWAVAEVGRQPWIVYGMMKTSDAVSPIATGQVAFSLIALTTLYTLLGAAEIFLLAKFARRGPQPEKA is encoded by the coding sequence ATGGATGTTCTAATGCTGTCAAGGCTGCAATTTGCCATGGCAACAATGTTCCACTTCATTTTCGTACCGCTCACACTGGGGCTTTCCATACTGGTTGCCGTTATGGAAACCATGTACGTGCGCACCCGAAAAGATATTTACCTGCGCATGACCAAATTCTGGGGAAAGCTTTTCGTCATTAACTTTGTTCTCGGGGTCGTAACCGGAATCACCCTTGAATTCCAATTCGGCACCAACTGGTCCCGCTATTCCGAATACGTAGGGGACATCTTCGGTTCACTGCTGGCTGTTGAAGCCACTGTGGCCTTCTTTATGGAATCTACTTTTCTGGCCGCATGGATTTTCGGTTGGAAAAAACTTTCACCCGCAATGCATGCACTGTCCATCTGGATTGTTGCTATCGCATCCAACATTTCCGCAGTATGGATCATCCTCGCCAACGGCTGGATGCAGAATCCTGTGGGTTACGTTATGCGAAACGGCCGTGCGGAACTTGAAAACTTCAGCGAAGTAATCAGCAACCCCTTTGCATGGGGACAATTCTTCCACAACGGATTCGGCGCTTTTGTGGTAGCCGGATTCTTCATCATGGGCATCAGTGCCTATCATCTACTCAAGAAAAACGAGGTTGAATTTTTTACCAAGTCTTTCAAGATGGGCATGATCACCGCTTTCATTTTCTCTGTACTGGTTGCAGCGCAGGGACATAACCATGCTCAGGAAGTAGCTGTACACCAGCCCGAAAAGCTTGCTGCCATGGAAGCTCTCTGGGATACCGCTCCTCATGGTGCGCCCATGTATCTGCTCTCTATGCCGGATGAAAAAAATGAAACCAACACTGTTGAATTACTAGGTATTCCCGGCGGCCTGAGTTTCCTTGCCTTCAACAGCTTTGACGCCCCGGTTAAGGGTCTCAAGGAATGGCCCAAGGAAGACCGCCCACCAGTAACAGTCACCTTTATGGCCTTCAGAATCATGGTCGGCCTGGGTACCCTTCTCCCGATCCTCTGCATCTGGGGCTGGAGAAACCGCAAAAAGCTGACTGAAAACAAGCTCTACCTGCGGATCATGCTCTGCGCGATCCCCCTGCCCTACATTGCCATGTGGGCCGGATGGGCCGTTGCCGAGGTCGGGCGCCAGCCATGGATTGTATACGGCATGATGAAGACCTCCGACGCTGTGTCGCCTATTGCCACAGGGCAGGTTGCGTTCTCCCTCATTGCTCTGACTACTCTGTACACCCTGCTGGGTGCCGCTGAAATATTCCTGCTGGCCAAGTTCGCCCGCAGGGGTCCTCAACCTGAAAAGGCCTAA
- a CDS encoding OmpA family protein: MKRIVILIIFIFTCIPFAYAGQDGFAANSDEILRMITNPGGRAFLKIEFKVNSSKISKTAYPVVDSLGTALTSGPGSTMQVRLVGHTDSAGKSEYNRSLSLKRAEAVKNYLAVHFNIDPARIEVQGMGEDQPIASNETAQGRARNRRVEVINISKKADVPKDYQELDTKNIW; this comes from the coding sequence ATGAAAAGAATTGTTATCCTGATTATATTTATTTTTACCTGTATCCCTTTTGCGTATGCCGGCCAGGACGGTTTTGCCGCTAATTCTGACGAGATTCTACGCATGATTACCAATCCGGGAGGCCGGGCCTTTCTGAAGATTGAGTTCAAAGTCAATTCTTCCAAGATCAGTAAAACAGCTTATCCTGTGGTGGATTCACTTGGTACAGCACTTACCTCCGGTCCCGGATCGACCATGCAGGTCAGGCTGGTGGGGCATACTGATTCCGCAGGGAAGAGCGAATACAACCGTTCCCTGAGCCTCAAGCGCGCTGAAGCTGTTAAAAATTATCTCGCAGTTCATTTCAATATTGATCCAGCCCGCATAGAAGTGCAGGGCATGGGCGAAGACCAGCCCATTGCCTCCAATGAAACCGCACAGGGCCGCGCCAGAAACCGCAGGGTTGAAGTCATCAATATCAGCAAAAAAGCTGATGTCCCCAAGGATTATCAGGAGCTGGACACCAAGAACATCTGGTAG
- a CDS encoding ribbon-helix-helix domain-containing protein, translating into MCEIYASTPPPEYEQITRSIRISGSVTSIRLEQRFWNILDELAAEEKTSTGKFISTLHSEAYSLNGEISNFASLLRVVCTTYLVSKSA; encoded by the coding sequence ATGTGTGAAATTTACGCTTCCACCCCGCCGCCGGAGTACGAGCAGATAACACGTTCCATCAGGATCAGCGGTTCTGTTACCAGCATTCGTCTGGAGCAGCGTTTCTGGAATATCCTTGACGAACTGGCAGCTGAAGAAAAAACAAGCACAGGCAAATTCATTTCCACACTTCACAGCGAGGCTTACAGCTTGAATGGTGAAATCTCGAATTTTGCTTCCCTGCTGCGTGTGGTCTGCACTACCTATCTGGTCAGCAAATCAGCCTGA
- a CDS encoding FmdE family protein encodes MNTYFSEDLIKNTIGFHGHQCPGLAIGVRAAELCLRELGHHDESSIVAICETDMCGVDAIQALTGCTVGKGNLIFKDHGKMAFTFYRRKDGKGFRALLNPDFISELRKEMSRLMAIEAPSAEEQEKCTQVRTECERQYYEADLAEIFIKQEPQIRMPRPAAILQSLVCEECGEAHMESRSRQFAGRTLCLTCFERVEQKI; translated from the coding sequence ATGAATACATACTTTTCAGAAGACCTGATAAAAAATACCATTGGATTTCACGGCCACCAGTGCCCCGGCCTCGCTATTGGAGTCCGGGCGGCAGAGCTCTGTCTGCGCGAACTGGGACATCATGATGAGTCATCCATAGTTGCCATATGCGAAACCGACATGTGCGGAGTGGATGCCATTCAGGCACTGACCGGATGCACGGTGGGTAAAGGCAATCTCATCTTCAAAGACCACGGCAAGATGGCTTTCACCTTCTATCGCAGGAAAGACGGTAAAGGCTTCCGGGCCTTGCTTAATCCTGACTTTATTTCCGAATTGCGTAAGGAAATGAGCAGACTCATGGCTATAGAAGCACCCTCTGCCGAAGAACAGGAAAAATGCACGCAGGTCCGCACGGAATGCGAAAGACAATACTACGAAGCCGACCTTGCAGAAATTTTTATCAAACAAGAGCCACAGATTCGCATGCCCCGCCCGGCAGCAATACTGCAATCGCTGGTCTGCGAAGAATGCGGAGAAGCCCACATGGAGTCACGGTCCCGGCAATTTGCGGGACGCACTTTGTGTTTAACCTGCTTCGAAAGAGTTGAACAAAAAATTTAA
- a CDS encoding iron ABC transporter permease, giving the protein MHFDDGQIPAEYSRHIRQKTVFIAAGLLLAGTMLIISIGMGPVSISAPEALLTLLGNTVSKRFDLIIWNIRLPQALTALAAGAGLSVSGAVMQAILRNPLGSPFTLGISHAAAFGAAVSVMLLDLGTMSSSNIGAVTINSPYLTTMVAFGFSLIATFAIIAISRTRRTTPEVMVLTGVALGALFTAGTMFLQYFADDVQLAAMVFWTFGDVARATWTELGIISTVTVIAYIWFTANRWNFNAIEAGDETAKGLGVKVEQVRLTGMLIASLITAVIVSFLGIIGFVGLVCPHMVRRIIGDDYRFLLPASCILGAVLLLAADTAARLMLAPNVLPVSVLTAFLGAPAFIWLIIRGNK; this is encoded by the coding sequence ATGCATTTTGATGACGGGCAGATACCTGCAGAATATTCGCGCCATATCAGGCAGAAAACAGTCTTCATAGCGGCCGGGCTGCTACTGGCCGGAACCATGCTGATCATCTCCATCGGCATGGGACCGGTATCCATCTCCGCCCCGGAAGCCCTGCTGACCCTGCTCGGAAATACGGTTTCCAAAAGATTCGACCTGATAATCTGGAACATCAGGCTTCCGCAGGCCCTGACCGCCCTTGCTGCAGGAGCAGGACTATCCGTGTCCGGGGCAGTCATGCAGGCAATCCTGCGTAACCCTCTGGGCTCGCCGTTCACGCTGGGCATATCCCATGCCGCCGCTTTCGGTGCTGCGGTCTCGGTCATGCTGCTGGACCTCGGCACCATGTCCAGCTCCAATATCGGCGCCGTAACCATCAACTCCCCTTACCTGACTACCATGGTTGCTTTCGGGTTCAGCCTCATTGCGACCTTTGCCATCATCGCCATTTCCCGGACACGAAGGACCACACCTGAAGTAATGGTCCTGACCGGAGTTGCCCTCGGCGCTCTTTTCACTGCCGGGACCATGTTTCTGCAGTATTTTGCTGATGACGTACAGTTGGCGGCCATGGTCTTCTGGACCTTCGGGGATGTGGCCCGAGCCACATGGACTGAACTGGGAATAATCAGCACGGTAACCGTCATCGCCTACATCTGGTTCACGGCCAACCGATGGAATTTCAATGCAATTGAAGCTGGAGATGAAACAGCCAAAGGACTGGGTGTAAAAGTGGAACAGGTCCGCTTGACCGGGATGCTGATCGCATCGCTGATCACTGCGGTCATTGTTTCTTTTCTGGGCATTATCGGATTCGTGGGACTGGTCTGCCCGCACATGGTTCGGCGTATAATCGGGGACGACTACCGTTTTCTGCTTCCGGCCTCCTGCATCTTAGGCGCTGTTCTGCTGCTGGCAGCGGACACTGCTGCACGACTCATGCTGGCCCCCAACGTGCTCCCGGTATCAGTCCTGACCGCCTTTCTCGGCGCTCCGGCATTCATCTGGCTGATCATCAGGGGAAACAAATGA
- a CDS encoding DJ-1/PfpI family protein: protein MAKKILMIVGDFVEDYEVMVPFQALQAMGFEVEAICPDKKAGEQVATAVHDFESQQTYLERPGHNFTLNADFDSVKTGDYAALVVPGGRAPEYLRLNEKVLDIVREFSDRPIAAICHGPQLLAAAGALEGKKVSAYPACAPEVKLAGGEYVEIELDDAISDGNLITAPAWPAHPKWLRLLVDRIG, encoded by the coding sequence ATGGCTAAAAAAATTCTGATGATTGTCGGCGACTTTGTGGAAGACTATGAAGTTATGGTTCCTTTTCAGGCTCTTCAGGCCATGGGATTTGAGGTGGAAGCAATCTGCCCGGACAAAAAAGCAGGAGAGCAGGTAGCCACTGCCGTTCATGATTTTGAATCCCAGCAGACCTATCTGGAACGGCCCGGACACAACTTTACTCTCAATGCCGACTTTGACAGCGTAAAAACAGGGGATTATGCTGCGCTGGTGGTTCCCGGAGGCAGAGCACCAGAATACCTGCGCCTGAACGAAAAAGTGCTTGATATTGTCCGTGAATTTTCCGACCGCCCCATTGCCGCCATCTGCCACGGACCGCAACTCCTTGCAGCTGCAGGAGCTCTTGAAGGTAAAAAAGTTTCTGCCTATCCGGCCTGCGCCCCGGAAGTAAAACTGGCCGGAGGGGAATATGTTGAAATCGAACTTGATGATGCCATTAGCGATGGCAATCTCATAACAGCTCCCGCATGGCCGGCCCATCCCAAATGGTTGCGCCTGCTGGTAGACCGGATCGGCTAA
- the rd gene encoding rubredoxin: MKYVCTICGWVYDPAEGDPDGGIAPGTKFEDIPDDWECPVCGAGKDDFEPED, translated from the coding sequence ATGAAATACGTATGCACTATTTGTGGTTGGGTTTATGATCCCGCTGAAGGTGATCCGGATGGCGGCATCGCCCCCGGAACCAAGTTTGAAGACATCCCCGATGATTGGGAATGTCCGGTCTGCGGCGCAGGCAAAGACGATTTCGAACCTGAAGATTAA
- a CDS encoding rubredoxin, with the protein MAEPKDMYQCQMSNCGYIYNPDKGDRKGKISKGTAFTDLPEDWKCPVCGASKKAFKPLG; encoded by the coding sequence ATGGCTGAACCGAAAGATATGTACCAATGTCAGATGAGTAACTGTGGATACATTTACAACCCCGACAAAGGGGATCGTAAAGGCAAAATATCCAAAGGAACTGCCTTTACCGATCTGCCTGAAGACTGGAAATGCCCGGTCTGCGGCGCAAGCAAAAAAGCGTTCAAGCCCCTTGGATAA
- a CDS encoding FprA family A-type flavoprotein: MRPVEIKEGVHWIGVVDWNCRNFHGYARSANGTTYNAFYIEDEKKVLVDTVSKSCESQFLCSLSHLTKPEEIDYIVVNHLEPDHAGCLEKMVELCKPEKIFVSVMGGKNIATFFESKDWPIHVVKPGEEVSIGKRTLRFYETRMLHWPDNMFTYVPEEKMLFTSDGFGQNIAASERWVDEMSKEMVDDYMQQYYANIITPYSSKVIKTLETLAGLNLDVDMICPDHGLMFRGDDCAFALEKYMEYAKQEPKNKATLFYDTMWSSTERMINAVASGLVSEGISVKVMSVKANHHSDIMSEVFDSAAIVIGSPTHNNGILPGMADALTYVKGLRPQNKIGAAVGSFGWSGECVNILTEWLEKMGCDIIEPKIKAKNRPDHDTLKECFQLGVSIAAAIKEKTGK; this comes from the coding sequence GTGAGACCTGTTGAAATTAAAGAAGGTGTACATTGGATCGGAGTAGTAGACTGGAACTGCCGTAACTTCCACGGCTATGCCCGCTCCGCCAACGGCACCACCTACAATGCTTTTTATATTGAAGACGAGAAGAAAGTTCTGGTGGATACTGTTTCCAAAAGCTGCGAAAGCCAGTTCCTCTGCTCCCTTTCCCATCTGACCAAGCCTGAAGAAATTGATTATATCGTGGTCAACCACCTTGAACCTGACCACGCAGGCTGCCTTGAGAAGATGGTTGAACTCTGCAAACCCGAAAAGATTTTTGTTTCTGTCATGGGCGGCAAAAACATCGCCACATTTTTTGAGAGCAAAGACTGGCCTATACACGTAGTAAAGCCCGGTGAAGAAGTCTCCATCGGTAAACGCACCCTGCGTTTCTACGAAACACGCATGCTGCACTGGCCCGACAACATGTTTACTTATGTGCCTGAAGAAAAAATGCTCTTCACCAGTGATGGTTTCGGCCAGAACATCGCCGCAAGTGAGCGCTGGGTTGATGAAATGAGTAAAGAAATGGTCGATGACTATATGCAGCAGTATTACGCCAACATCATCACCCCGTACTCCTCCAAGGTTATCAAGACCCTCGAAACACTCGCAGGCCTGAACCTTGATGTGGACATGATCTGCCCGGACCACGGCCTCATGTTCCGTGGTGATGACTGTGCATTCGCCCTTGAAAAATACATGGAATACGCAAAACAGGAACCCAAAAACAAGGCAACCCTGTTTTACGACACCATGTGGAGTTCCACTGAACGCATGATCAACGCTGTTGCTTCCGGCCTTGTTTCCGAAGGCATTTCCGTCAAGGTTATGTCCGTCAAAGCCAACCACCACAGCGACATCATGAGCGAAGTTTTCGACTCCGCCGCTATTGTCATCGGTTCGCCTACCCATAACAACGGTATTCTGCCCGGCATGGCCGACGCACTGACCTACGTTAAAGGGCTTCGTCCCCAGAACAAAATCGGTGCCGCAGTAGGATCCTTCGGCTGGTCAGGTGAATGTGTCAATATCCTCACCGAATGGCTTGAAAAAATGGGTTGTGATATCATTGAGCCCAAAATCAAAGCTAAAAACCGTCCTGATCACGACACTCTTAAAGAGTGCTTCCAGCTTGGCGTCTCCATCGCAGCTGCCATCAAGGAAAAAACCGGTAAATAA
- a CDS encoding DVU0298 family protein has translation MALGRRLKKEVMNILADEGWENKFEELMEQYTMQNLIAPLFASLCATTVIVRWHGVTCFGKVISRLVEEDAAKARIVMRRIMWMLNEESGSCAWGVPESMGEIVAVNDLMAAEYGKILISYSHEDESGPENYLEFPTLLRGAVWGVARMAQARPQIAAQAKDDMIRFLSYPDPVIQGTACWALGGLKALESVKKLEALTDNDTVIDIYKDSSLQSVTVGKLAQEALDKISGH, from the coding sequence ATGGCACTCGGACGCAGATTAAAAAAAGAAGTCATGAATATTCTTGCTGACGAAGGCTGGGAAAATAAATTCGAAGAATTGATGGAGCAATACACCATGCAAAACCTTATTGCCCCGCTATTCGCATCCCTTTGTGCTACCACGGTAATTGTCCGCTGGCACGGGGTCACCTGCTTCGGCAAGGTCATTTCCCGTCTTGTGGAAGAGGATGCAGCAAAAGCCCGCATCGTCATGCGCAGAATCATGTGGATGCTCAATGAAGAATCCGGAAGCTGTGCATGGGGTGTCCCTGAATCTATGGGCGAAATCGTTGCAGTGAACGATCTCATGGCTGCCGAATACGGAAAAATCCTGATCAGCTACAGCCATGAAGACGAATCCGGACCTGAAAATTACCTTGAATTCCCCACCCTGCTCAGGGGAGCGGTCTGGGGAGTTGCCCGCATGGCGCAGGCCCGTCCGCAAATAGCGGCACAGGCTAAGGATGATATGATCCGTTTTCTATCCTACCCCGACCCGGTGATACAAGGCACTGCCTGCTGGGCACTTGGAGGCTTGAAGGCGCTGGAATCAGTTAAAAAGCTTGAAGCTTTGACAGATAATGATACTGTTATAGATATTTACAAAGACTCTTCATTGCAGTCTGTAACGGTTGGGAAGCTGGCTCAGGAAGCTCTGGATAAAATTTCAGGGCATTAA
- a CDS encoding ferritin, protein MSNKVIEKALNEHLNAEMYSAYLYLAMSAYFSEIGLDGFATWMRVQAQEEQFHAMKFYDYINERGGRVLLTAIEAPKTEWDSPLACIEAVLEHEKHVTSLINNLVDLAIQEKDHATNIFLQWFVSEQVEEEDNVNAVLNKLRLLNGEGNGMFILDKELSTRVFTAPAE, encoded by the coding sequence ATGTCTAACAAGGTTATTGAAAAAGCTCTGAATGAACATCTCAATGCTGAAATGTACTCTGCCTACCTTTACCTCGCCATGTCCGCCTACTTCAGCGAAATCGGACTGGACGGCTTTGCCACCTGGATGCGGGTACAGGCTCAGGAAGAACAGTTCCACGCCATGAAGTTCTACGATTACATCAATGAACGTGGAGGTCGTGTACTGCTAACCGCCATCGAAGCTCCCAAAACCGAATGGGATTCACCGCTGGCCTGCATTGAAGCAGTTCTTGAGCACGAGAAGCATGTCACTTCCCTGATCAACAACCTCGTAGACCTCGCAATTCAGGAAAAGGACCACGCCACCAATATCTTCCTGCAGTGGTTTGTCTCCGAGCAGGTCGAAGAAGAAGACAACGTGAATGCAGTTCTGAACAAGCTCCGCCTGCTCAACGGCGAAGGCAACGGCATGTTCATCCTTGATAAGGAACTGAGTACCCGCGTATTCACCGCACCTGCTGAATAA
- the cydB gene encoding cytochrome d ubiquinol oxidase subunit II yields the protein MLESIWFLLWGVLWAVYFMLDGYDLGLGAMMPFVAKTEKDRKIIYNSMGPFWDGNEVWLITAGGVTFAAFPKAYAVMFSGLYTALMLLLIALIIRGVAFEFRGLMESDRGRKFWDACMVLGSFLPALLLGVAFANIFMGIPIDGEGVFQGNLFTLLNPYGLGGGILFVLLFAQHGLLWLAARTEEGELNQRAANLASTLWPIMATVYIAFLALTGVYTKLLSNYLTYPALLLIVLVPVFAIVKVRTLIAAGRWWKAWTCSAVLIVSTTLFGVIGLFPALLPSSINPAYSVTIHNAASSQLTLKIMLTVALIMVPIVIGYQFWMHKMFATKITDEDLGY from the coding sequence ATGCTTGAATCAATCTGGTTCTTACTCTGGGGAGTGCTCTGGGCCGTATACTTCATGCTCGACGGGTATGATCTTGGCCTCGGGGCAATGATGCCCTTTGTAGCGAAAACCGAAAAAGACCGTAAAATTATTTATAACTCCATGGGTCCTTTCTGGGACGGCAACGAAGTCTGGCTGATCACAGCAGGCGGAGTAACCTTTGCGGCATTTCCCAAGGCATATGCTGTCATGTTCAGCGGGCTTTACACCGCACTCATGCTGCTGCTCATCGCCTTGATTATCCGCGGAGTAGCCTTTGAATTCCGTGGACTCATGGAAAGTGACCGCGGACGCAAGTTCTGGGATGCATGTATGGTTCTGGGCAGTTTTCTGCCGGCCCTGCTGCTTGGTGTTGCATTTGCTAACATTTTCATGGGTATCCCCATTGACGGAGAAGGTGTATTCCAGGGCAACCTGTTCACCCTGCTCAATCCTTACGGACTCGGCGGCGGTATTCTTTTCGTGCTCCTGTTTGCACAGCACGGACTGCTCTGGCTGGCAGCACGCACAGAAGAAGGAGAACTCAACCAGCGAGCCGCTAATCTTGCATCCACCCTTTGGCCGATAATGGCTACAGTTTATATTGCCTTTCTGGCCCTTACCGGGGTATATACCAAGCTACTCAGCAACTATCTGACCTACCCGGCCCTGTTGCTGATCGTACTGGTTCCGGTCTTTGCAATCGTCAAGGTCCGTACCCTCATTGCAGCGGGCAGATGGTGGAAAGCATGGACCTGCTCTGCAGTACTCATAGTTTCCACTACCCTGTTCGGCGTGATCGGACTGTTCCCGGCTCTGCTGCCCTCCAGCATCAACCCGGCATACTCCGTCACCATCCACAATGCTGCCTCTAGCCAGCTGACTCTCAAGATCATGCTGACGGTTGCACTGATCATGGTCCCCATCGTCATCGGGTACCAGTTCTGGATGCATAAGATGTTTGCAACCAAGATAACCGATGAAGATCTGGGATATTAA
- a CDS encoding ABC transporter ATP-binding protein, whose translation MNIKVNGINFSYNGTPVLEGVDFHVEQSELLAILGPNGAGKTTLLKCMNAIHRPGKGSVLVKEKDVFKLASDDIARLIGYVPQRVEPARLTVFDAVLMGRKPHIKWRVRDHDIRIVDAALKRLSLNHLSLRYIDLLSGGELQKVSIARALVQEPDVLLLDEPTSSLDLKNQLEILRTVRAVVKGHKVSAIMTMHDLNTALRYADKFIFLKNGTVCGYGGKDCVSPEIIKQVYGVEVEIEIRKGCPVIHPVEDLEALDYEPEHSHRHTHEMRQ comes from the coding sequence ATGAACATCAAGGTAAACGGCATTAATTTCAGTTACAACGGCACGCCGGTACTTGAAGGCGTCGATTTTCATGTAGAACAGAGCGAGCTGCTGGCTATTCTGGGCCCCAACGGCGCCGGTAAAACAACCCTGCTCAAATGTATGAATGCCATCCACAGGCCCGGAAAAGGATCGGTACTGGTTAAGGAGAAGGACGTTTTCAAGCTGGCATCAGACGACATCGCCCGCCTGATCGGTTATGTCCCGCAACGGGTGGAACCGGCCCGGCTGACTGTGTTTGACGCCGTGCTCATGGGCCGCAAGCCGCATATTAAATGGCGGGTCCGCGACCATGACATCCGCATTGTGGATGCAGCGCTCAAACGACTCTCCCTGAACCATCTTTCCTTGCGTTACATAGATCTGCTCAGCGGCGGAGAACTGCAAAAAGTCAGCATTGCCCGTGCTCTGGTGCAGGAACCGGATGTGCTGCTGCTTGACGAACCTACCAGTTCCCTTGATCTCAAGAACCAGTTGGAAATCCTGCGCACCGTCCGGGCGGTAGTTAAAGGACACAAAGTCTCGGCCATCATGACCATGCATGATTTGAACACGGCCCTGCGCTATGCGGACAAGTTCATTTTCCTAAAAAACGGCACAGTCTGTGGGTACGGGGGCAAAGATTGCGTCAGCCCGGAAATCATCAAACAGGTTTACGGTGTGGAAGTGGAAATCGAAATCCGCAAGGGCTGCCCGGTCATCCATCCGGTGGAAGACCTCGAAGCTCTTGATTACGAACCTGAACACTCTCATAGACATACCCATGAGATGAGGCAGTAA
- a CDS encoding iron ABC transporter substrate-binding protein has product MNKLFSAILSLLISMCIALPAFGENRTITDMAGRKVEIPEKVERVICSGPGCLRYLTYLQGQNMIVGVDSIEHRKTRFDARPYAIANPQFKDMPLIGEFRGHDNPELILGLEPQPQVIFKTYKDMGYDPDELQAKTGIPVVCLSYASLAAKRDTIYKSLQLMAEVIGKQERAKALCDFIEGHITDLKNRTATIPKDKRKTCYVGGIAQKGPHGFQSTEPAYPPFRFINAINVACPPEEKGKPLQHANVSKEQIVAWNPEIIFVDISTSQMGENAGAIYEIKTDPAYQSLDAVASGKVYTVLPYNWYSRNYGSIIADAYYAGKVLYPEKFKDIDPTAKAEAIYSFMVGTPVLDTMTQAFSVKGFEKLELN; this is encoded by the coding sequence ATGAACAAACTCTTTTCCGCTATACTGTCGCTGCTCATATCCATGTGTATCGCCTTACCTGCATTTGGAGAAAACAGAACCATCACCGATATGGCAGGCCGCAAGGTGGAAATTCCCGAAAAAGTGGAGCGGGTGATCTGTTCCGGTCCGGGCTGCCTCAGATACCTGACCTATCTTCAGGGGCAGAACATGATTGTCGGCGTAGATTCCATCGAGCACCGCAAAACCAGATTCGATGCCCGCCCCTACGCCATCGCCAATCCTCAGTTCAAAGATATGCCGCTCATCGGCGAATTCCGGGGACACGACAACCCGGAACTGATACTCGGGCTTGAGCCGCAGCCGCAGGTAATCTTCAAAACATACAAAGATATGGGCTACGACCCGGACGAACTTCAGGCCAAGACCGGGATTCCGGTAGTCTGCCTTTCCTATGCAAGTCTCGCAGCCAAACGGGATACCATCTACAAATCACTGCAACTCATGGCGGAAGTCATCGGAAAACAGGAACGAGCCAAGGCTTTATGCGACTTCATTGAAGGCCACATTACCGACCTGAAAAATCGAACCGCAACTATTCCCAAAGACAAACGTAAAACCTGCTACGTAGGTGGCATTGCACAAAAAGGTCCCCACGGATTTCAATCAACAGAGCCGGCCTATCCGCCCTTCCGGTTTATAAATGCCATTAACGTAGCCTGTCCGCCGGAAGAAAAAGGCAAACCCCTGCAGCACGCCAATGTATCCAAAGAGCAGATTGTAGCATGGAACCCTGAAATCATCTTTGTGGATATCTCGACCTCTCAGATGGGTGAAAATGCCGGGGCCATTTATGAAATCAAGACCGATCCGGCCTATCAGTCCCTCGACGCAGTTGCCTCCGGAAAGGTGTACACCGTACTGCCCTACAACTGGTATTCCCGAAACTACGGCTCCATAATTGCCGACGCCTATTACGCAGGCAAGGTCCTCTATCCTGAAAAGTTCAAGGATATTGACCCAACAGCAAAAGCTGAGGCCATTTATTCATTCATGGTCGGCACACCTGTACTTGATACCATGACCCAAGCCTTCAGCGTAAAGGGTTTTGAAAAACTGGAGCTGAATTAG